TCTATATGGTCATCAATATTTTCTCTTATAATAGCAATTTTATTAATTATCTATTTAAGTAGAATTTGGAATAAAAAATAATTTTTGGAATTCGGATATAGATTCTTTTTTTATCAACTTAGATAATTTTAAGTTATATCAAAATAGGTTTAAAATTTATACAATAAAATTTAACAATTAAAATTTAAAAAAAATGATTATAGGTGTTCCTAAGGAAATCAAATCAAATGAAAATCGCGTTGGAGCAGTTCCTTCTGGGGTTGAGATGTTGATAAAAAATGGTCATAGAGTTATAGTTGAAAATAATGCGGGATCTGGCTCGGGTTATAACAATGAATCTTATACAAATGTAGGTGCTTCAATTGTAGATACAGCAGCTGAAGTATATAAAGTGGCTGATATGATTGTTAAAGTAAAAGAACCTATTGAATCTGAATATAACTTAATTAGGGAAGGTCAAATTTTATTTACGTATTTTCATTTTGCAGCTAATAAACCACTTACAGAAGCTATTGTAAAATCAAAATGTATTGCTATTGCTTACGAAACAGTTCAACTGCCAGATAGATCATTACCATTGTTAATTCCAATGAGTGAAGTTGCAGGAAGAATGGCACCACAAGAAGGTGCAAAATATTTAGAAAAAGCAATGGGTGGAAGAGGTATTTTATTAGGTGGAATTCCAGGAACAAAGCCTGCTAATGTTTTGGTTTTAGGCGGTGGAATTGTTGGGATAAATGCTGCTAAAATTGCTGCTGGTTTCGGTGCTAATGTAACTATATTCGATACAAGTTTACCAAGGCTTCGTTATTTAGATGATGTTATGCCTAAGAATGTTCAAACCATGATGTCTACAAATTCAAATATCAGAGAGGCAGTTAGAACTGCTGATTTAGTGATTGGAGCTGTGTTGATTCCTGGAGCAAAAGCACCATTCTTAATCACAAAAGATATGCTGTGTACAATGCCCGTAGGATCTGTTATAGTTGATGTTGCAGTAGATCAGGGTGGTTGTGTGGAAACTACAAAAGCAACTACTCATGACAACCCTACTTATGTTGTTGATGGTGTTGTTCATTACTGTGTTGC
Above is a window of Chlorobiota bacterium DNA encoding:
- the ald gene encoding alanine dehydrogenase — translated: MIIGVPKEIKSNENRVGAVPSGVEMLIKNGHRVIVENNAGSGSGYNNESYTNVGASIVDTAAEVYKVADMIVKVKEPIESEYNLIREGQILFTYFHFAANKPLTEAIVKSKCIAIAYETVQLPDRSLPLLIPMSEVAGRMAPQEGAKYLEKAMGGRGILLGGIPGTKPANVLVLGGGIVGINAAKIAAGFGANVTIFDTSLPRLRYLDDVMPKNVQTMMSTNSNIREAVRTADLVIGAVLIPGAKAPFLITKDMLCTMPVGSVIVDVAVDQGGCVETTKATTHDNPTYVVDGVVHYCVANMPGGVPFTSTLGLTNATYVYMIQLANLGWKEAMKKSPELVHGLNIVDGKITFKGVSDAFEMQYTPVKEVL